One Candidatus Hydrogenedentota bacterium DNA segment encodes these proteins:
- a CDS encoding VCBS repeat-containing protein, which yields MANPACHNRGPGGPRGRARAALVLALCALAAAPAGAADKNGVSLRSVSLPSGPGSISGLGGEFEPDLPNGFASYEVPILVPAGANGMAPEVVLSYVGGVGNGILGFGWDMVLPFVRLSDDRLRARYSPGLKADEYFVTDEHDTPDYLVLRDDGYYFGSNEGAFIRYERMEDHWEGTRPDGTVMVFGRTPAGRIENPTGEHVYQWNIEEERDVYGNTVRYVYQAMEGRENLNQKYLVRIEYGAGPPPWDSFHFVSFEYGARTDWSEDGWAGFPVRTGLRMTAILVCTQGVELPGHEAGDRNADGVTDYLNRRYLLSYGAHPHWTLLDKVAMYGADGQSLLPPLTMAYTASNLSDSLSAAGRQVHAANAPTVLFDKDYVEITDLNGDALPDILKTEPFGGAHTAYMNLGQHDENGVKTLRFADGVPVGGDARAYSVNLSESANAPAHLQDMDGDGRADLVYTASTYDVYYFTAEVKDGVPYWGDRRPMNPLRESAAPPSPFVAERTEYADINGDDMGDIFQSVHAGGKTALRVWLNLEGDRFAPFYTVPQDFTFHLGEEGVSVAEFNGDELPDIVRVTDSMIEVATGLGYGEFSEVVQVPIPGGNFLKGEAALEDIDGNGLDDLVILWPVANTIHYYLNLGNYTLDHLRVITDVPGFVAADAALRVADMNGNGTADLVYADRLAGNRLTIMDIGELMGCVPAPNLLTRVDNGIGRVMRLEYLTTTDYALADAAAGTPWRDPLPSVSEVVSAMIVEDSFGGEYVTRFEYHDGVYNRPNRLFVGFEKVVTREIGDDTAPTRVTRHTYNTGRDNFPLRGMLLEESVEGDDGAVYSVESKEYATPLLFTGPDGSESFAPYESVTVRTLVEGGAAPPKTVRTETVQDEYGNETELREWGIVEGDDFLAGGDERITRMEYALNLDAWIIHAPSRIEILDGEHNPLTLSLLYYDDETYSAENYGEVVRGGQTLEVGYYDLEDPEGYVLSERVKYDAYGNVVAALDEMAEAPGGVIDDGVGHYRTFTFDPHFRTFPTGETVHVGGDADDLEVSAEYDFGLGTVLAGTDFNGLWTFYTHDPFGRLLSTMRPGDTEDYPSLAYQYVQGAAHGDGVVNYVETRLLDRVPGSEKNAGDHYFISREYMDGMGRPLMKREEADPDPDTGAPRVAVSGAAGFNARAGVAFELSPYFESGAAGGLDALLDYRGIQDGDWSGLFLDGDTLADRTIADAPRVSTVYDPLLREIEVVNPDGSLRRQRHEPLAIFRFDENDCDPESPHFDTPLVHHSDGLGRLARVDETARLNDDGTPADEKAVWSTLYTYRADGPLLSMTDAQGNVRQYGYDALQTLNFIDDPNRGHIYRETDNVGNTAAIEDAAGRRIEHTYDGANRTLTMDFLDEDEDFSAGFSFDPELPPGPDNRPDVVYGYDAAFVPWGGKNAKDGGVGAGDNARGLPSYVLYPHGEYHYGYTERGDLARTLHRMDDPLTGVPVDFLTEVSHDPAGRMVSMTYPDGDRVAYQYSARGSTARIDGGEALHAGGSPRLFEALDFSPAGQWRSWRLGNGVVMAGAYDIRGRLSRISADAAAPGPPLLDLAYAFDGVSNILAVDDLRPAEARPDGDPLRNSRRFSYDDLDRLAGALYSFAPPEETFRQDASVSYRHDRIGNLLEQRSDWVQEERGRPVADLGLLGYGGGAGASDRQGRAPDDPPGPGALTSIERDGEVREFPYDAAGNMTRLDGLDLTWDYRNMPVSAEDGAMRAEYRYDHAGRRVAKLVWEKDGNGDPSPVPVQTVLYAGEHFEMRENDQQTKYVYDSEGGRLAKVTGMLDSGAPRTQRFRISQGWNLFSMAVGAEDAAAQFGVGVNPSIGGAFLLDPATEAHTPLDAETPLPLGGIFWVYGILPDMVSVTGTVPAGNPQTLDAGAGFHTVTGFEAIPLAELVAGETETAWLWDAGLGGWKARPGGALAFLADAPDFVRPGQPLFIRVSADTPLSPPPASASIEYYLKDHLDTACLILDGAGRVVEERTFHPYGAPRSEFRARPATLHNPYQFAGKERDRESGLQYFEARYLENTSGRFLSPDPVSNEFPDEYLADPQMQTAYGFARANPLVYEDPTGLFLETALAKKKINSLNPFGNANVSDAKLTKAERIAEVFGNLNIKKGGTLPKGLDLGGIKIHAFVKKDIKEDLAKMNSPEQINAKIAQVAENLKNLVPQKGKDKVDVSQFLNLFTKERPIGPLQEGVQLTEGGRVIITGKEQGSKLDTKEILKQIEGMGSFKAKYKELKGIAEKKGLAGKEFKFDPAKAAAFYEKFLQPISGGLFEDDKKDSDDDNDSDSE from the coding sequence TTGGCGAATCCGGCATGCCATAACCGGGGCCCGGGCGGGCCCCGGGGCCGGGCGCGCGCCGCCCTGGTCCTCGCGCTTTGCGCGCTTGCCGCAGCCCCCGCCGGGGCCGCGGACAAGAACGGCGTGTCCCTGCGCAGCGTTTCCCTGCCCAGCGGCCCCGGCTCGATCTCCGGCCTCGGCGGGGAGTTCGAGCCGGACCTGCCTAACGGTTTCGCCTCCTACGAGGTGCCCATCCTTGTGCCCGCGGGCGCCAACGGCATGGCGCCTGAGGTGGTTTTAAGCTACGTGGGCGGTGTCGGAAATGGAATACTTGGCTTCGGCTGGGACATGGTGCTTCCGTTTGTCCGACTCAGCGACGACAGGCTTCGGGCAAGGTATTCGCCGGGCCTGAAGGCGGACGAGTATTTTGTCACGGACGAGCATGATACGCCGGACTATTTGGTCCTGCGCGACGACGGGTATTATTTCGGGTCCAATGAGGGGGCCTTCATCCGTTATGAGCGCATGGAGGACCATTGGGAGGGCACACGTCCGGACGGAACGGTAATGGTCTTCGGACGGACCCCCGCCGGCAGAATTGAAAATCCCACCGGTGAGCATGTCTACCAGTGGAACATCGAAGAAGAGCGGGACGTGTATGGGAACACCGTCCGCTACGTTTACCAGGCCATGGAGGGACGGGAAAACCTCAACCAAAAGTATCTTGTCCGCATCGAGTACGGCGCGGGGCCGCCCCCATGGGATTCCTTTCACTTTGTGTCCTTCGAGTACGGGGCAAGGACGGACTGGTCCGAAGACGGGTGGGCGGGTTTTCCCGTCCGCACGGGGTTGCGGATGACCGCCATCCTGGTCTGCACCCAGGGTGTGGAGCTGCCCGGCCACGAGGCGGGCGACAGAAACGCCGACGGTGTGACGGACTATCTGAACCGGCGCTATCTCCTCAGTTATGGTGCGCATCCGCATTGGACCCTTCTGGACAAAGTCGCCATGTATGGCGCGGACGGGCAAAGCCTCCTTCCCCCCCTGACCATGGCGTACACCGCAAGCAACCTGAGCGACTCCCTCTCCGCCGCCGGACGCCAGGTGCATGCGGCAAACGCGCCGACCGTGCTTTTTGACAAGGATTATGTTGAAATCACCGACCTGAACGGCGATGCCCTGCCCGACATCCTGAAAACCGAGCCTTTCGGCGGCGCGCACACGGCCTACATGAACCTCGGGCAGCACGACGAAAACGGCGTCAAGACACTTCGTTTCGCGGACGGCGTCCCCGTCGGGGGAGACGCCCGCGCTTATTCTGTGAACCTCTCGGAGAGCGCCAACGCCCCCGCCCACCTACAGGACATGGACGGCGACGGGCGCGCCGACCTGGTCTACACCGCCTCGACCTATGACGTGTATTACTTCACGGCCGAAGTGAAAGACGGCGTGCCGTACTGGGGTGACCGGCGCCCTATGAACCCCCTGCGGGAGTCGGCTGCGCCGCCCTCTCCCTTTGTGGCCGAGCGCACGGAATACGCCGACATCAACGGGGATGACATGGGCGACATATTCCAAAGCGTCCATGCGGGCGGGAAAACAGCCCTCCGCGTCTGGCTGAATCTCGAGGGGGACCGCTTCGCGCCCTTCTACACGGTCCCGCAGGATTTCACCTTCCATCTGGGCGAGGAGGGGGTGAGTGTCGCCGAGTTCAACGGCGATGAGCTTCCCGACATTGTGCGGGTCACCGATTCCATGATCGAGGTGGCCACGGGGCTGGGTTACGGCGAATTCAGCGAAGTTGTCCAGGTGCCCATACCGGGGGGGAATTTCCTCAAGGGTGAGGCGGCGCTTGAGGACATTGACGGAAACGGCCTGGATGATCTTGTCATCCTGTGGCCGGTCGCGAACACCATCCATTATTACCTCAACCTGGGCAATTACACCCTCGACCACCTGCGGGTCATCACCGATGTTCCGGGCTTTGTCGCCGCGGACGCGGCGCTGCGCGTCGCCGACATGAACGGAAACGGCACCGCCGACCTGGTCTACGCGGACAGGCTGGCCGGAAACAGGCTCACCATCATGGACATCGGCGAGCTGATGGGCTGCGTGCCCGCGCCAAACCTGCTCACCCGGGTGGACAACGGCATCGGCAGGGTCATGCGCCTTGAATACCTGACCACCACGGACTACGCCCTTGCCGACGCGGCGGCGGGAACCCCCTGGCGCGACCCCCTCCCCTCGGTCTCGGAGGTGGTGTCGGCGATGATTGTGGAGGACTCGTTCGGAGGTGAGTATGTGACCCGGTTCGAGTACCATGACGGGGTCTACAACCGTCCTAACCGTCTCTTTGTGGGCTTTGAAAAGGTTGTCACGAGAGAAATCGGCGATGACACCGCGCCGACGCGGGTCACCCGCCACACCTACAACACGGGACGTGACAATTTCCCGCTTCGGGGCATGCTGTTGGAGGAGTCTGTGGAGGGGGACGACGGCGCGGTCTACTCGGTGGAATCCAAGGAGTACGCCACGCCCCTGCTCTTTACCGGGCCGGACGGCTCGGAATCCTTCGCGCCTTATGAGTCCGTGACGGTGCGCACCCTGGTCGAGGGCGGCGCGGCCCCGCCCAAAACGGTCCGGACGGAAACGGTGCAGGACGAATACGGCAATGAGACCGAACTGCGCGAGTGGGGCATCGTGGAGGGGGACGATTTCCTCGCGGGGGGCGACGAGCGCATCACCCGCATGGAGTACGCCCTTAACCTTGACGCTTGGATTATCCATGCCCCGTCCCGGATCGAAATTCTCGACGGGGAACACAATCCCCTCACGCTGTCCCTGCTGTACTACGACGACGAGACCTACTCCGCCGAAAATTACGGGGAGGTCGTCCGCGGCGGGCAGACGCTGGAAGTGGGCTACTATGACCTGGAGGACCCCGAAGGCTATGTCCTCTCCGAGCGGGTGAAATACGACGCCTATGGCAATGTGGTTGCGGCCCTCGATGAAATGGCCGAAGCCCCCGGCGGGGTCATTGACGACGGGGTGGGGCATTACCGCACCTTCACCTTCGACCCGCATTTCCGGACCTTCCCCACAGGGGAGACGGTGCATGTCGGCGGCGATGCGGACGATCTGGAGGTGTCGGCGGAGTACGACTTCGGCCTGGGCACCGTCCTCGCGGGCACGGACTTCAACGGACTCTGGACTTTCTATACCCATGATCCTTTTGGCCGCCTGCTCTCCACCATGCGGCCGGGCGACACGGAGGACTATCCCTCCCTTGCGTATCAGTATGTCCAGGGGGCGGCCCACGGGGACGGGGTAGTGAACTATGTCGAAACCCGCCTATTGGACCGCGTTCCCGGCTCGGAGAAAAACGCCGGTGACCACTATTTCATCAGCCGCGAGTATATGGACGGCATGGGACGGCCCCTCATGAAACGTGAGGAGGCCGACCCTGACCCGGATACGGGCGCGCCGCGCGTCGCCGTGTCCGGCGCGGCCGGGTTCAACGCCCGCGCCGGGGTCGCCTTCGAACTCAGCCCCTATTTCGAGTCCGGCGCCGCCGGCGGGCTGGACGCGCTTCTCGATTACCGGGGCATTCAGGACGGGGACTGGTCCGGGCTCTTTCTGGACGGGGACACCCTTGCGGACCGCACCATCGCCGACGCGCCCCGCGTTTCCACGGTCTACGACCCGCTCCTGCGCGAAATTGAAGTGGTCAACCCCGACGGCTCGCTTCGCAGGCAGCGCCACGAGCCTTTGGCCATTTTCCGCTTTGACGAAAACGACTGCGACCCGGAGTCCCCCCACTTTGACACGCCCCTGGTCCACCACAGCGACGGGCTGGGCCGGCTGGCGCGCGTGGACGAAACGGCGCGCCTGAATGATGACGGCACTCCGGCGGACGAGAAGGCGGTGTGGTCCACCCTTTACACCTACCGCGCCGACGGCCCTCTCCTTTCCATGACCGACGCGCAGGGCAACGTGCGCCAATACGGCTACGACGCCCTCCAGACCCTCAATTTTATTGACGACCCGAACCGCGGGCACATTTACAGGGAGACCGACAATGTCGGCAACACGGCGGCCATCGAGGATGCCGCCGGCCGCCGCATTGAGCACACCTATGACGGCGCGAACCGCACCCTGACCATGGATTTTCTGGACGAGGACGAGGACTTCTCCGCGGGGTTCTCCTTTGACCCGGAACTCCCCCCCGGTCCGGACAACAGACCCGATGTCGTCTACGGCTACGACGCGGCCTTTGTCCCCTGGGGGGGGAAGAACGCCAAGGACGGCGGGGTGGGCGCGGGGGACAACGCGCGCGGGCTGCCAAGCTATGTCCTCTACCCGCACGGCGAGTACCACTACGGCTACACGGAGCGGGGCGACCTGGCCCGGACCCTGCACCGCATGGACGACCCGCTGACCGGGGTTCCCGTTGATTTCCTGACGGAAGTCTCCCATGACCCTGCGGGCCGCATGGTTTCCATGACCTATCCCGACGGCGACCGCGTCGCATACCAGTATTCGGCGCGGGGAAGCACGGCCCGTATTGACGGCGGGGAAGCGCTGCACGCCGGGGGGTCGCCACGTCTCTTTGAAGCGCTGGATTTCAGCCCGGCGGGCCAGTGGCGCTCGTGGCGGCTCGGCAACGGGGTTGTCATGGCCGGCGCGTATGACATCCGCGGGCGCCTTTCCAGAATCAGCGCGGACGCCGCCGCGCCCGGCCCGCCGCTGCTGGATTTGGCCTATGCCTTTGACGGCGTCTCCAACATCCTCGCCGTTGACGACCTGCGCCCGGCTGAGGCGCGGCCGGACGGCGACCCGCTCCGGAACAGCCGCCGATTCTCCTACGACGACTTGGACCGCCTTGCCGGGGCGCTTTACAGCTTTGCGCCGCCTGAGGAGACTTTCAGGCAGGACGCCTCCGTCTCCTACCGCCATGACCGGATAGGCAACTTGTTGGAGCAGCGCTCCGACTGGGTTCAGGAGGAGCGGGGAAGGCCCGTCGCCGATTTGGGGCTGCTGGGGTACGGCGGCGGGGCCGGCGCATCGGACAGGCAGGGGCGCGCCCCGGACGACCCGCCGGGACCCGGCGCGCTCACGTCCATCGAACGGGACGGCGAGGTCAGGGAGTTCCCATACGACGCTGCGGGGAACATGACCCGCCTCGACGGGCTAGACCTCACCTGGGACTACCGGAACATGCCCGTTTCCGCCGAGGACGGCGCCATGCGCGCCGAATACCGCTACGATCACGCGGGCAGGCGCGTGGCGAAACTGGTCTGGGAAAAAGACGGGAACGGCGACCCATCCCCTGTGCCTGTCCAGACAGTGCTTTATGCGGGCGAACATTTTGAGATGCGGGAGAACGACCAGCAGACAAAATATGTCTATGATTCGGAGGGCGGGCGCCTTGCAAAGGTCACGGGCATGCTGGACTCCGGCGCGCCGCGCACCCAGCGCTTCCGGATCAGCCAGGGCTGGAACCTCTTTTCCATGGCCGTTGGCGCGGAGGACGCCGCCGCACAGTTCGGCGTCGGTGTGAACCCCTCCATCGGCGGCGCGTTCCTTTTGGACCCCGCCACGGAAGCCCACACGCCCCTGGATGCGGAGACGCCCCTGCCCCTGGGCGGCATTTTCTGGGTATATGGAATTCTTCCGGACATGGTCTCTGTAACGGGAACGGTGCCTGCGGGCAACCCGCAGACCCTGGATGCGGGCGCGGGCTTTCACACGGTCACAGGTTTTGAGGCCATTCCCCTGGCGGAGCTTGTCGCCGGGGAAACCGAAACGGCCTGGCTGTGGGATGCCGGCCTCGGGGGCTGGAAAGCCCGGCCGGGCGGCGCCCTGGCCTTCCTGGCCGACGCGCCGGACTTTGTCCGCCCGGGCCAGCCGCTCTTCATCCGGGTCTCCGCGGACACCCCGCTGTCCCCGCCCCCCGCGTCCGCCTCGATAGAGTACTATCTGAAAGACCATCTGGACACCGCCTGCCTGATTCTTGACGGGGCCGGCCGGGTGGTCGAGGAGCGCACCTTCCATCCCTACGGCGCGCCCAGGTCCGAATTCCGCGCCCGGCCCGCGACCCTTCACAACCCCTACCAGTTCGCCGGGAAGGAGCGCGACAGGGAATCGGGCCTCCAGTACTTCGAGGCCCGATATCTGGAGAACACTTCGGGGCGTTTCCTTTCGCCCGACCCCGTTTCGAATGAGTTCCCCGACGAGTACCTTGCGGACCCGCAGATGCAGACGGCCTACGGCTTTGCGCGGGCCAATCCCCTCGTGTATGAGGACCCGACGGGACTGTTTCTTGAGACGGCCCTGGCGAAGAAGAAAATCAACTCGCTCAACCCCTTCGGCAACGCCAACGTGAGCGACGCGAAACTCACCAAGGCGGAGCGGATTGCCGAGGTCTTCGGCAACCTGAACATCAAGAAGGGCGGCACCCTGCCCAAGGGGCTGGATTTGGGCGGAATCAAAATCCACGCGTTCGTCAAAAAGGACATCAAAGAAGACTTGGCGAAAATGAACAGTCCCGAGCAAATCAACGCGAAAATCGCCCAAGTCGCGGAAAACCTCAAGAATCTTGTGCCGCAGAAGGGCAAAGACAAGGTTGACGTGAGCCAGTTCCTCAACCTCTTCACCAAAGAGCGGCCCATTGGCCCGCTGCAGGAGGGGGTGCAGCTCACCGAGGGCGGGCGCGTGATTATCACGGGCAAGGAGCAGGGGTCGAAGCTGGACACCAAGGAAATCTTGAAACAGATCGAAGGCATGGGCTCCTTCAAGGCGAAATACAAGGAACTCAAGGGTATAGCGGAGAAAAAGGGCCTGGCGGGCAAGGAATTCAAATTTGACCCGGCGAAGGCCGCCGCGTTCTATGAGAAATTCCTGCAGCCCATTTCGGGCGGCCTTTTCGAGGACGACAAGAAGGATTCGGACGATGACAACGACTCGGATTCGGAATAA